One Endozoicomonas gorgoniicola DNA window includes the following coding sequences:
- a CDS encoding exonuclease/endonuclease/phosphatase family protein: MNNITTAGLILFSLCWFSLPLSANNIYPWLAKTVTLHNDKTRNNNYELNPRLPEGCSSGPCPKRSLMRAYQELQFKGLKRNQAIPTHDKDGKTLRVVTYNVHFWQQAGNEHFSTSENVANELIKEMVAMNADVYLLQEVAFEQNIIHRLLKALNMSDNQYYFCPESGNFKNALPVGNLTLIRKKAKYLYTSYYFYNPTVTGTDFLPHDGILTDTPSLQGRCAIINTIIPDGTDQALQIVNIHLDHTDDSQHKTLQLEGTLKKIAADPYYPQIGTLLIGGDLNTPMARQLPERKRLAITRDARSRNTTVDLHLLELLEQHGYTDSFDHACIAPPGATVWSLIRIDYLFLKPQNHNNACFTGQYLFHTLNSDHSALVFDIKFTP, from the coding sequence ATGAATAATATTACTACTGCCGGGCTGATCCTATTTAGCCTCTGCTGGTTCTCTTTGCCACTGTCTGCAAACAATATCTATCCGTGGTTGGCAAAGACCGTCACCCTCCATAATGACAAAACCAGAAACAATAATTACGAACTTAACCCCCGCTTACCGGAAGGCTGCTCCTCAGGTCCCTGCCCGAAGCGCTCACTGATGCGTGCTTACCAGGAGCTACAGTTCAAAGGCCTGAAAAGAAATCAAGCCATTCCCACCCACGATAAAGACGGAAAGACCCTGCGAGTGGTCACCTATAATGTGCATTTCTGGCAACAGGCTGGCAATGAACACTTTTCAACGTCAGAGAATGTCGCCAATGAATTGATTAAAGAAATGGTAGCCATGAATGCAGATGTTTATTTATTGCAGGAGGTCGCTTTCGAACAGAATATCATTCATCGCCTGCTCAAAGCGCTCAATATGTCTGACAATCAGTACTATTTCTGCCCGGAGTCAGGCAACTTCAAAAACGCTCTTCCTGTAGGCAACCTGACTTTGATACGTAAAAAAGCTAAGTACCTCTATACCAGTTACTATTTTTATAATCCAACTGTGACTGGTACAGATTTTCTTCCCCATGATGGCATCCTGACTGACACCCCATCATTACAAGGACGATGTGCCATTATTAATACCATTATTCCAGACGGAACGGATCAGGCACTACAAATTGTTAACATACATCTTGACCATACCGATGACAGTCAGCATAAAACATTGCAACTAGAGGGTACTTTGAAAAAGATTGCTGCTGATCCCTATTATCCTCAAATAGGCACCCTTCTTATTGGCGGCGACCTCAACACCCCGATGGCAAGACAGCTGCCAGAAAGAAAGCGTCTTGCCATTACACGCGATGCCCGGTCAAGAAATACAACAGTAGACTTACATTTACTGGAACTGCTGGAACAACATGGCTATACAGACTCTTTTGACCACGCCTGCATTGCTCCCCCCGGAGCAACCGTCTGGTCATTGATCCGTATTGATTACCTGTTCCTTAAACCCCAGAATCACAACAATGCCTGCTTCACTGGCCAGTACCTGTTTCATACGCTTAACAGCGATCACAGCGCCCTGGTGTTTGATATCAAATTCACGCCATAA
- a CDS encoding alpha/beta hydrolase encodes MQPGDIEINTGRMVFSGLEWGDPEAKPVLAFHGWMDNAASFTPVAPLLKNIRLIAVDLAGHGRSQHRPADMDYCVWNYVEDIIDIADTLDLQSFSLMGHSLGAVVSVMASTVLKERVEHLICIDGLYPWPRKPEDAPRVLADYIEQRRAYRKGKTINRFKTMEHAVRIRSFGQFPVSRESSALLVERALYLDGDAWTWRTDPRLTLSSPLRFTPEQAMSFVDALECDAHMFYAEKGVVDSIVGHSTERFPNVHFHAVDGTHHFHMDGSTEFVAGRINDILS; translated from the coding sequence ATGCAGCCCGGGGATATTGAGATCAATACAGGGCGAATGGTATTTTCCGGCCTGGAGTGGGGTGACCCGGAGGCAAAACCGGTTCTGGCTTTTCACGGCTGGATGGACAATGCTGCCAGTTTTACCCCCGTTGCCCCGCTGTTAAAGAATATACGACTGATCGCTGTCGATCTGGCCGGGCATGGACGTTCACAGCATCGTCCGGCGGATATGGATTACTGCGTCTGGAACTATGTTGAAGACATCATTGATATTGCTGACACATTAGATCTGCAGAGCTTCAGTCTGATGGGGCATTCGCTGGGAGCTGTGGTTTCTGTTATGGCATCCACCGTTTTAAAGGAGCGGGTCGAGCATCTGATCTGTATTGATGGACTGTATCCCTGGCCTAGAAAACCGGAAGATGCTCCAAGGGTTCTGGCTGACTATATTGAGCAGCGCCGGGCTTACCGTAAAGGTAAAACCATTAATCGTTTCAAGACTATGGAACACGCTGTTCGTATCCGATCTTTTGGACAGTTTCCGGTCAGCCGGGAATCATCTGCCCTGTTGGTAGAGCGGGCGCTTTATCTGGATGGCGATGCCTGGACCTGGCGAACCGATCCAAGGCTCACGCTGTCTTCGCCTTTACGGTTTACGCCGGAGCAGGCCATGTCATTTGTTGATGCCCTTGAGTGTGATGCCCACATGTTTTATGCCGAAAAAGGTGTGGTTGACTCGATTGTCGGACACAGTACCGAGCGTTTTCCTAATGTGCATTTTCACGCTGTAGATGGCACACATCATTTTCACATGGATGGCTCAACGGAGTTTGTAGCAGGGCGAATTAACGACATATTGTCATAG
- the phhA gene encoding phenylalanine 4-monooxygenase, with translation MKSSKYTARKPDEQGFIHYPDEEHETWSILYNRQIKILPNRACDEFISGLELLGLSPDTIPQLSEVSEVLEKATGWGVARVPALISFDRFFQLLADKQFPVATFIRARDELDYLEEPDIFHEIFGHCPLLTNPAFASLTQTFGKVGLGASKEERVYLARLYWFTVEFGLLETSRGKRIYGGGILSSYKETLSCLGSKPTHQPFGVNRALRTPYRIDIVQPVYFVINALADLQVLGESDLLSLVREAMKQPMYDPLFPQPDSSSL, from the coding sequence ATGAAATCATCAAAATATACGGCTAGAAAACCGGATGAACAGGGTTTTATCCATTATCCGGATGAAGAACATGAAACCTGGAGCATTCTTTATAATCGGCAGATAAAGATTCTCCCGAATCGTGCCTGTGATGAGTTTATTTCCGGTCTGGAACTGCTGGGGCTGTCGCCGGATACTATTCCTCAACTATCGGAGGTTTCTGAGGTTCTGGAAAAAGCGACAGGCTGGGGTGTTGCCCGGGTTCCGGCGCTGATCTCATTTGACCGTTTTTTTCAGTTACTGGCAGATAAGCAGTTTCCGGTTGCGACGTTTATTCGAGCCCGGGACGAGTTGGATTACCTGGAGGAGCCGGATATTTTCCATGAGATATTCGGTCACTGCCCACTACTGACCAATCCGGCTTTTGCTTCCCTGACCCAGACCTTTGGCAAGGTGGGTTTGGGAGCCAGTAAGGAAGAACGGGTTTATCTGGCCAGATTGTACTGGTTTACAGTGGAATTCGGATTGCTTGAAACCAGCCGGGGAAAACGCATCTATGGTGGGGGAATTCTTTCCAGCTATAAAGAAACACTCTCCTGCCTTGGCAGTAAACCCACCCATCAACCGTTCGGGGTCAACAGGGCGCTGCGTACGCCCTATCGTATCGATATTGTTCAGCCGGTTTATTTCGTGATCAATGCGCTGGCTGATTTGCAGGTGTTGGGAGAGTCTGACCTGCTTAGCCTGGTCAGGGAAGCCATGAAACAGCCAATGTATGACCCCTTATTCCCGCAACCTGATTCGAGCAGTTTGTAA
- the hppD gene encoding 4-hydroxyphenylpyruvate dioxygenase, translating to MKETNRTQLITDSNPMGTDGFEFVEFASANPQELHQLFQSFGFVPARKHKSKDITLYEQGDIRFLVNGEATSFGRSFYEVHGPCACSFGIRVADADYAFDRALSLGADAGGSELGEVPCIKGIGHSLLYLVDRYGEDGSIFDDEFETLPASKTSDKDGVGLEVLDHLTHNVAMGDMNKWAGFYERLFNFKEIRYFDIEGKLTGLRSRAMTSPCGKVKIPINESSDDKSQIAEYLEQYNGEGIQHIALTSRNIFETVDRMRELGTGFMPSPPDTYYEMLSERLPWHDEDESALKKRGILLDGGQTNATGDGLLLQIFTKTVIGPIFFEIIQRKGDEGFGEGNFKALFESIERDQIRRGVLRDE from the coding sequence ATGAAGGAAACGAATCGAACGCAGTTAATTACTGACAGTAATCCGATGGGTACCGACGGATTTGAGTTTGTTGAATTTGCTTCAGCCAATCCGCAGGAGCTTCATCAGCTTTTCCAGAGTTTTGGTTTTGTGCCAGCCAGAAAGCATAAATCCAAAGATATTACTCTCTACGAACAGGGGGACATCCGTTTTCTGGTCAATGGAGAGGCGACTTCATTTGGCCGGTCGTTTTATGAAGTCCATGGTCCCTGTGCCTGTTCTTTTGGCATAAGGGTCGCTGATGCCGACTACGCCTTTGATCGTGCGCTGTCTCTGGGTGCCGACGCCGGTGGTTCTGAGCTTGGTGAGGTTCCCTGTATTAAAGGTATTGGTCATAGCCTGCTCTACCTTGTCGACCGCTATGGCGAAGACGGTTCCATTTTTGACGATGAATTCGAAACGTTACCGGCATCAAAGACTTCAGATAAAGACGGTGTTGGTCTGGAAGTGCTGGATCATCTGACCCACAACGTCGCCATGGGCGATATGAACAAATGGGCCGGCTTTTATGAGCGGCTGTTTAACTTCAAGGAAATTCGCTACTTTGATATCGAAGGTAAACTGACAGGCCTGAGGTCCAGGGCAATGACCAGTCCCTGTGGCAAAGTAAAAATTCCTATCAATGAATCTTCTGATGACAAAAGCCAGATTGCCGAGTATCTGGAGCAGTACAATGGAGAGGGGATTCAGCATATCGCCCTGACCAGCCGGAATATTTTCGAAACCGTTGATCGTATGCGCGAGCTGGGAACCGGGTTTATGCCGTCACCGCCAGATACTTATTATGAAATGTTGTCTGAACGGTTGCCCTGGCATGATGAAGATGAAAGCGCATTGAAAAAGAGGGGTATTTTGTTGGATGGCGGGCAGACCAATGCTACCGGAGATGGCTTGTTGCTGCAGATTTTTACCAAGACGGTGATTGGTCCGATCTTTTTTGAGATTATCCAGCGCAAAGGAGATGAAGGCTTTGGTGAAGGTAATTTCAAGGCTCTGTTTGAGAGTATTGAGCGAGACCAGATTCGTCGTGGAGTTCTCAGGGATGAGTAA
- a CDS encoding tRNA-specific adenosine deaminase → MQEYEELMGELIELGITANPVSPFACCIIDPCGQILVTAANAMHISPLFSAEGLAIHMLAGNYHCKPEQNLTLVTNAEPDPGAMAAIVWARCSGITISRIIFGASRAGLKQIWECDFSLSAEQMLETVAKEHRPELTGQVIEEDCLESFREGKELKEEGDTPVMSLDLDDYWMAGDWLLDLDEPE, encoded by the coding sequence ATGCAAGAATATGAAGAGCTGATGGGCGAACTGATCGAGCTGGGCATTACCGCCAACCCGGTCAGCCCTTTTGCCTGCTGCATTATTGACCCATGCGGTCAGATTCTGGTGACAGCAGCCAACGCCATGCACATCAGCCCCCTTTTCAGCGCCGAAGGACTGGCTATCCACATGCTGGCAGGTAACTATCACTGCAAACCTGAACAGAACCTGACCCTGGTCACCAACGCCGAACCAGACCCTGGTGCCATGGCGGCGATTGTCTGGGCAAGATGCAGTGGCATTACTATCTCCCGCATCATCTTCGGCGCTTCCAGGGCAGGACTGAAACAGATATGGGAATGCGATTTCAGCCTTTCTGCAGAGCAGATGCTTGAAACGGTTGCTAAAGAACACAGGCCAGAGCTGACCGGACAAGTGATTGAGGAGGATTGCCTGGAATCATTCCGTGAGGGTAAGGAACTGAAAGAGGAAGGTGATACCCCGGTGATGTCTCTGGATCTGGATGATTATTGGATGGCTGGAGACTGGCTGCTGGATCTTGACGAACCGGAGTAA
- a CDS encoding SurA N-terminal domain-containing protein encodes MLQTMREKSKSWVTFVVVGVIAFMMAITGLESLAPNPNNSDVAKVNGEEISRYKLSQSVDQQRRAIIQQMGERFDPSLVDDKLLQENVLNSLIERALLLQAAKSGKMDVSDFSLDQLILSIPEFQQDGQFNQEQFQMVLRSVGMTPLQFRSVLREDILMNQMQSGIAGSEFVTAAEIQKLNSLERQTRDIAWLTLEADKVRDNIQPSEEEINAYYETHSERFMTEEQVVIQYVEMKKADLKSDIEISDQELRDEYHHYTDQLKETNRDKQQVSTILIETGDKRDHAAAEERAAEIAARLAAGESFAELAKTYSDDPITADKGGDMGMVEDGFFGIAFDDAISTLEIGEVSKPVETEFGLQILTVTAREKATVPTFDEVKAQLLSDLQAQEANVLFLDQSRLLADISFEASDLTQPAEQLGLDIKVSEPFGRQGGTDEITSNPRVISESFNEEVLDLGANSELIEISPEEVLVLRVKDHRQPEQKPLEQVHDSIVQSLKAEKTRDQLQKQAEQLIAQLQEGVDSKKVASDAGLEWSESDKAARNQPGVARQLLTAAFKMPHPAEGEQVFDRTELPGGDTVVIALSQVHAGEAAIDDVAQARMMASYIAAGNGRVLFGQYVRSLKDDAKIKIYDEDE; translated from the coding sequence ATGCTCCAAACAATGAGGGAAAAGTCGAAAAGCTGGGTAACCTTTGTGGTTGTCGGCGTGATCGCTTTTATGATGGCCATTACCGGCCTCGAATCACTAGCACCTAATCCTAATAACAGTGATGTTGCAAAAGTTAACGGCGAGGAAATTAGTCGCTATAAGCTGAGCCAGTCAGTTGATCAGCAGCGTCGTGCCATTATCCAGCAGATGGGAGAGCGTTTTGACCCATCCCTGGTTGACGACAAGCTGCTGCAGGAGAATGTCCTGAACAGTCTGATCGAGCGCGCCTTGCTTCTGCAAGCTGCCAAGTCTGGCAAAATGGATGTCAGCGATTTCAGCCTGGATCAGCTGATTCTTTCTATTCCCGAATTCCAGCAGGATGGCCAGTTTAATCAGGAACAGTTCCAGATGGTGCTGCGCAGTGTCGGTATGACCCCCCTGCAGTTTCGTTCTGTGCTGCGTGAAGACATTCTCATGAACCAGATGCAATCCGGTATTGCCGGCAGTGAGTTTGTGACAGCGGCTGAAATTCAGAAGCTTAACAGCCTGGAACGCCAGACCCGAGACATCGCCTGGCTGACCCTCGAAGCTGATAAGGTTCGTGATAACATCCAGCCTTCTGAAGAAGAGATTAACGCCTACTACGAAACCCACTCTGAACGCTTTATGACCGAAGAGCAGGTCGTGATTCAGTACGTAGAGATGAAAAAGGCAGACCTGAAGAGCGATATCGAAATCAGCGACCAGGAACTGCGTGATGAGTATCATCATTACACCGATCAGCTGAAAGAAACCAATCGTGACAAACAGCAGGTGTCGACCATCCTGATCGAAACCGGTGATAAACGTGACCACGCTGCGGCTGAAGAGCGTGCGGCAGAAATCGCGGCCAGGCTGGCAGCGGGAGAGTCCTTTGCTGAACTGGCAAAGACATACTCTGATGACCCAATTACTGCTGATAAAGGTGGTGATATGGGTATGGTTGAAGACGGTTTCTTTGGTATTGCTTTTGACGATGCTATCAGCACACTGGAGATTGGAGAGGTGTCTAAGCCGGTTGAAACCGAGTTTGGATTGCAGATCCTGACGGTCACTGCCCGTGAAAAAGCGACTGTGCCAACCTTTGACGAAGTGAAAGCACAGCTGTTGAGTGACCTGCAGGCTCAGGAAGCCAACGTTCTGTTTCTGGACCAGAGCCGCCTGCTGGCAGATATCAGTTTTGAAGCGTCTGACCTGACTCAGCCTGCTGAACAGCTGGGTCTGGATATCAAGGTGTCTGAGCCGTTCGGTCGCCAGGGTGGTACTGATGAAATCACCTCCAATCCCCGTGTGATTTCAGAATCCTTTAACGAAGAAGTACTGGATCTGGGTGCTAACAGTGAGCTGATTGAAATTAGCCCGGAAGAAGTGCTGGTTCTGCGTGTGAAGGATCACCGACAGCCTGAACAGAAGCCGCTGGAACAGGTGCATGACAGCATCGTTCAGTCCCTGAAGGCTGAGAAGACGCGTGATCAGCTACAGAAGCAGGCTGAGCAACTGATTGCTCAGCTGCAGGAAGGGGTTGACAGCAAGAAGGTGGCATCAGATGCCGGGCTGGAATGGTCTGAGTCAGACAAGGCTGCCCGCAATCAGCCGGGTGTTGCCCGTCAGCTTTTGACGGCCGCTTTCAAAATGCCGCATCCGGCTGAAGGTGAGCAGGTTTTTGATCGCACAGAGCTGCCTGGTGGCGACACTGTCGTGATTGCCCTGAGTCAGGTGCATGCGGGTGAAGCGGCGATTGATGATGTCGCCCAGGCTCGCATGATGGCCAGTTACATCGCTGCTGGTAATGGCCGGGTTCTGTTTGGCCAGTATGTGCGCAGTCTGAAAGATGACGCCAAAATTAAAATCTATGACGAAGATGAGTAA
- a CDS encoding HU family DNA-binding protein has translation MNKSELIDSIAASADIPKAQAGRALDAMINTVTDALKNGEQVVLVGFGTFAVKDRAARTGRNPQTGEPIEIAAAKIPSFKAGKALKDAVNV, from the coding sequence GTGAACAAGTCCGAGCTGATTGATTCTATCGCGGCATCTGCAGACATCCCAAAGGCGCAGGCTGGACGTGCGCTGGACGCTATGATCAACACGGTTACCGATGCCCTGAAAAACGGTGAGCAGGTTGTTCTGGTTGGTTTTGGTACTTTCGCTGTCAAGGATCGTGCGGCCCGTACTGGTCGTAACCCTCAGACTGGCGAGCCTATCGAAATCGCTGCTGCCAAGATCCCTAGCTTCAAGGCTGGTAAGGCTCTCAAGGACGCGGTTAACGTTTAA
- the lon gene encoding endopeptidase La, producing the protein MDNNDTVHLSEPFDLPLLPLRDVVVYPHMVIPLFVGREKSILALDEAMSKGKKILLVAQKNAQVDDPSESELFSVGTVASILQLLKLPDGTVKVLVEGEKRVYVDDLYDADGYVMASIQMATTPFVSEREGEILVRSLMSQFEQYVQLSKKVPNEVLTSLSGIDEPSRLVDTIAAHMPMKIEDKQKVLEIEDLGDRLEYLIGIMQGEMDFMQVEKKIRGRVKKQMERSQREYYLNEQMKAIQKELGDMDETPNELDELKEKVESAGMPEEAKEKTLAELNKLKMMSPMSAEASVVRSYIDWMISVPWKKRSKVRHDMKRAQDILENEHFGLEEVKERILEYLAVQKRVKKIKGPVLCLVGPPGVGKTSLGESIARATNRKFVRMALGGVRDEAEIRGHRRTYVGSMPGKLIQKMSKAEVRNPLFLLDEIDKMGVDMRGDPSSALLEVLDPEQNNSFNDHYLEVDYDLSDVMFVCTSNSMDIPAPLLDRMEVIRIPGYTEDEKVNIAIRYLVPKQVKNSGLRNKELSFEDDALRDIIRYYTREAGVRGLEREIAKICRKSVKDAALSVEDRKDVVTPEALEYFLGVQKFSFGRAEDQDQVGQVTALAWTQVGGELLTIESMAVPGKGQITKTGSLGDVMQESIQAALTVVRSRARTLGIDADFHQKNDIHIHVPEGATPKDGPSAGIGMCTALVSVLTGIPVRAEVAMTGEITLRGQVLAIGGLKEKLLAAHRGGIKKVVIPEENRKDLKEIPDNIKEDLDIIPVQWIDQVLEVALQYTPVALPEPSESVKAEIKSEEPDKLIKTH; encoded by the coding sequence ATGGATAATAACGATACTGTACACTTGTCAGAACCCTTCGATTTGCCGTTGTTGCCACTGCGGGATGTCGTTGTTTACCCGCATATGGTTATTCCTTTATTTGTCGGGCGTGAAAAATCCATTCTGGCTCTCGATGAGGCGATGTCGAAGGGCAAGAAAATACTTCTGGTGGCTCAGAAAAATGCTCAGGTCGATGACCCGTCAGAATCAGAGCTGTTTTCCGTGGGTACCGTTGCCAGCATTCTTCAGTTACTGAAACTGCCGGATGGCACCGTTAAGGTACTGGTTGAAGGTGAAAAACGTGTTTATGTTGATGATCTGTATGACGCCGACGGCTATGTGATGGCATCCATACAGATGGCGACTACGCCTTTTGTCAGCGAGCGGGAAGGTGAAATTCTGGTTCGTTCCCTGATGTCCCAGTTTGAACAGTATGTTCAGCTCAGCAAGAAAGTCCCCAATGAAGTCCTGACCTCCCTGTCAGGTATTGATGAGCCTTCCAGGCTGGTGGATACCATTGCTGCTCACATGCCCATGAAGATCGAAGACAAGCAAAAAGTGCTGGAAATCGAAGATCTGGGTGACCGCCTTGAATACCTGATTGGTATCATGCAGGGCGAAATGGACTTTATGCAGGTTGAGAAAAAAATCCGTGGCCGCGTGAAAAAACAGATGGAACGCAGTCAGCGTGAGTACTATCTCAACGAACAGATGAAGGCTATTCAGAAAGAGCTGGGCGATATGGACGAAACGCCCAATGAACTGGATGAGCTGAAAGAGAAAGTCGAATCAGCTGGCATGCCGGAAGAGGCTAAAGAAAAGACCCTGGCTGAACTCAACAAGCTGAAGATGATGTCACCGATGTCCGCTGAGGCATCGGTTGTGCGTAGCTATATCGACTGGATGATCTCTGTACCCTGGAAAAAGCGCAGCAAGGTTCGTCACGATATGAAGCGCGCCCAGGATATTCTTGAAAACGAACACTTTGGTCTGGAAGAGGTGAAAGAGCGAATTCTCGAATACCTTGCTGTCCAGAAACGTGTCAAGAAGATCAAGGGGCCGGTTCTCTGTTTGGTAGGTCCTCCGGGTGTGGGTAAAACCTCTCTCGGTGAATCCATCGCCAGGGCAACCAACCGCAAGTTTGTGCGCATGGCGCTGGGTGGCGTTCGGGATGAAGCGGAAATACGTGGCCATCGTCGTACCTACGTTGGCTCCATGCCCGGCAAGCTGATCCAGAAAATGTCCAAGGCGGAAGTGCGTAACCCGCTGTTTCTGCTGGACGAGATTGACAAAATGGGTGTCGATATGCGTGGCGACCCTTCTTCTGCCCTGCTGGAAGTGCTGGATCCGGAGCAGAACAATTCGTTCAACGATCATTATCTGGAAGTGGACTACGATCTGTCTGACGTGATGTTTGTCTGCACCTCCAACTCCATGGATATTCCCGCACCACTGCTGGATCGTATGGAAGTGATTCGCATACCGGGTTACACCGAAGACGAAAAGGTGAATATCGCCATTCGTTATCTGGTACCCAAGCAGGTCAAAAACAGCGGCCTGAGGAACAAGGAGTTGTCCTTTGAAGACGACGCGCTGCGTGACATTATTCGCTACTACACCCGTGAAGCGGGTGTGCGTGGTCTGGAACGGGAGATTGCCAAGATCTGTCGCAAGTCTGTGAAAGATGCCGCACTGTCGGTTGAAGACCGTAAGGATGTAGTGACACCGGAAGCCCTTGAATACTTTCTGGGTGTACAAAAGTTCAGTTTTGGGCGTGCAGAAGACCAGGATCAGGTGGGTCAGGTAACCGCACTGGCCTGGACGCAGGTCGGTGGTGAACTGTTGACTATTGAGTCCATGGCGGTGCCGGGCAAAGGGCAGATTACCAAGACCGGCTCTCTGGGTGATGTGATGCAGGAATCCATTCAGGCAGCCCTGACTGTCGTCAGAAGCCGGGCCAGAACGCTGGGGATTGATGCGGACTTCCACCAGAAGAATGATATTCATATCCATGTGCCGGAAGGGGCAACGCCGAAGGATGGCCCAAGTGCCGGTATTGGCATGTGTACCGCACTGGTGTCTGTGTTGACAGGTATTCCGGTCAGAGCCGAAGTGGCCATGACCGGAGAGATTACCCTGCGTGGACAGGTGCTGGCTATCGGTGGCCTGAAGGAGAAACTGCTGGCCGCTCACCGGGGTGGCATCAAGAAAGTGGTCATTCCTGAAGAAAACCGCAAAGACCTCAAGGAAATTCCTGACAACATCAAGGAAGACCTGGACATCATTCCTGTGCAATGGATTGACCAGGTGTTGGAGGTAGCGCTGCAATACACGCCAGTAGCTCTGCCGGAACCGTCTGAGTCGGTAAAAGCCGAAATCAAGTCCGAAGAACCTGACAAGCTGATCAAAACCCACTGA
- a CDS encoding WD40 repeat domain-containing protein encodes MIRRCFFIGILFATISTEALSTEAFSTEALASPLSTEITELWHHSYPNASDHRPSEKINLLAFSPDGQLLSIISNHKTVRVVAANNPNSVLFESEFKYPVLGASFRGDTQQLIVTDARTTRIIDFTRPVTDAPLAELKHKRPVRKVATSPDGDLLVTGNANRKVYVFNITKHNIFKAREVVHMGSKIKSINISPDNRFMIIGNSDSKGVLVDISNHAKFEYDATIDFGYQYGYSYSKNKLMDVYPLKFSVENAAFSQNSQFVATEVNDRILISDLFRPRKPITQNDFYLLGVNRIALSADGHYLIAGKPGHGICVYRVSSNIVFAYSKTFPIEGDINTMAIHHEQCLLAVGGDRVHLLRLCPETPFSQQKAAPSSTYPTVPPLPSLAFNHTDLQPYHSLSSHSSLSPVLLMPLFFPLFFEY; translated from the coding sequence ATGATACGCCGCTGCTTCTTCATAGGGATATTGTTTGCCACTATATCTACAGAGGCTTTATCTACAGAGGCTTTTTCTACTGAAGCTTTAGCATCACCTTTGAGTACTGAAATAACCGAGCTATGGCATCATTCTTATCCAAACGCCAGTGACCATAGACCATCAGAAAAAATCAATTTACTGGCTTTCAGCCCTGATGGTCAGCTGCTGTCCATCATCAGTAACCACAAAACGGTCCGGGTAGTTGCCGCCAACAATCCGAATAGTGTTCTGTTCGAAAGTGAATTTAAATATCCGGTATTAGGGGCATCTTTCAGAGGAGACACGCAACAATTAATTGTTACGGACGCCCGGACAACCCGGATTATAGATTTCACCAGACCGGTCACTGATGCGCCTCTGGCTGAATTAAAACACAAACGGCCGGTAAGAAAAGTAGCCACCAGCCCGGATGGGGATCTTCTTGTCACCGGAAATGCAAATCGTAAAGTTTATGTTTTTAATATCACCAAGCACAATATTTTCAAGGCTCGCGAAGTTGTTCACATGGGGAGCAAGATAAAGAGTATTAACATCAGCCCGGATAATCGCTTCATGATCATCGGTAACAGCGACTCAAAAGGTGTGCTTGTTGATATAAGCAATCATGCAAAGTTTGAATACGATGCCACAATAGATTTTGGTTACCAATATGGGTACTCATACAGCAAAAACAAACTAATGGATGTATACCCACTCAAGTTCTCTGTGGAAAATGCGGCCTTTAGCCAGAATAGCCAGTTTGTAGCCACTGAAGTAAATGACAGAATCCTTATTAGCGACCTTTTTCGCCCCCGCAAACCCATAACCCAAAATGATTTTTATTTGCTTGGAGTCAATCGTATCGCTCTCAGTGCAGATGGACATTATCTGATCGCGGGAAAACCAGGACACGGCATTTGCGTATACAGAGTTTCTTCTAATATAGTTTTTGCCTATTCGAAAACCTTCCCTATTGAAGGCGATATAAATACTATGGCGATCCACCATGAGCAATGCCTTCTGGCAGTCGGGGGAGACAGGGTTCACCTCTTAAGATTATGCCCCGAAACACCATTTTCTCAGCAAAAAGCTGCCCCCTCCAGCACTTATCCAACAGTTCCACCCCTTCCCTCTCTTGCCTTTAACCATACAGACCTCCAACCGTATCACTCACTTTCTTCTCATTCCTCCCTATCACCAGTACTTCTTATGCCCCTCTTTTTCCCGTTGTTTTTTGAGTATTGA